A genomic stretch from Clavelina lepadiformis chromosome 5, kaClaLepa1.1, whole genome shotgun sequence includes:
- the LOC143460093 gene encoding uncharacterized protein LOC143460093 isoform X3, with protein sequence MNESGSYFLKSCCPALYRMTKTEPIPNCERLFPRLVMETGQSYVKCLDDSKDKESWRDEHSSPFAWETRSQMNMSMPKSISQNNPGKNKDEKRSSSTALLNPVLQNGMKERTNGQRNSKNKIKKQTQQEKIILAEEVKVVVLQPKSANQQRLCNESKNKDRPMYSLPNKDQRRPVDQKPKSSSSRINPRVSLTLDDTESLTLEDDTGAIRNLEVAMKEEQEAREKAHINRRIPVSKKEETEKPVKNSIEDPNLNSDEVLKNSDGLPLLDRSKEQDETSEDGNSQLLVRKSGFEFLDNW encoded by the exons ATGAACGAGAGTGGGAGCTATTTTTTAAAGAGCTGTTGCCCAGCTCT gTATCGAATGACAAAGACGGAGCCAATACCAAATTGTGAAAGACTATTTCCAAGACTTGTTATGGAAACTGGTCAGTCTTATGTCAAATGTCTTGATGATTCAAAGGATAAG GAATCCTGGAGAGATGAACATTCAAGTCCATTTGCTTGGGAAACACGTAGTCAAATGAATATGTCCATGCCAAAGAGCATAAGTCAAAACAATCCAG GTAAAAATAAAGATGAAAAAAGATCGTCATCAACAGCTTTATTAAACCCAGTTCTTCAAAACGGTATGAAGGAAAGAACAAATGGCCAACGGAattctaaaaacaaaattaaaaaacagaCACA acaagaaaaaataatactggcagaggaagtaaaagttgttgttttacaGCCAAAGTCCGCCAATCAG CAAAGATTATGCAACGaaagtaaaaacaaagatCGTCCAATGTACAGCCTACCCAATAAAGACCAAAGGCGACCTGTTGATCAGAAACCTAAATCTTCATCAAGCAGAATTAATCCACGAGTTTCTCTCACACTGGATG ACACAGAGTCACTTACACTTGAAGATGACACAG GTGCTATTCGCAATTTGGAGGTCGCTATGAAAGAAGAACAAGAAGCAAGAGAAAAAGCCCATATTAATAGGCGGATTCCTGTCTCAAAGAAGGAAGAAACAGAGAAACCAGTCAAG aaTTCTATTGAAGACCCGAATTTAAACTCAGATGAAGTTTTGAAGAACTCTGATGGTTTACCATTACTGGATCGATCGAAAGAGCAGGATGAAACATCAGAG GATGGAAACAGTCAACTTCTTGTACGAAAGTCAGGCTTTGAATTTTTGGATAATTGGTAA
- the LOC143460093 gene encoding uncharacterized protein LOC143460093 isoform X4, whose amino-acid sequence MTKTEPIPNCERLFPRLVMETGQSYVKCLDDSKDKESWRDEHSSPFAWETRSQMNMSMPKSISQNNPGKNKDEKRSSSTALLNPVLQNGMKERTNGQRNSKNKIKKQTQQEKIILAEEVKVVVLQPKSANQQRLCNESKNKDRPMYSLPNKDQRRPVDQKPKSSSSRINPRVSLTLDDTESLTLEDDTGAIRNLEVAMKEEQEAREKAHINRRIPVSKKEETEKPVKNSIEDPNLNSDEVLKNSDGLPLLDRSKEQDETSEDGNSQLLVRKSGFEFLDNW is encoded by the exons ATGACAAAGACGGAGCCAATACCAAATTGTGAAAGACTATTTCCAAGACTTGTTATGGAAACTGGTCAGTCTTATGTCAAATGTCTTGATGATTCAAAGGATAAG GAATCCTGGAGAGATGAACATTCAAGTCCATTTGCTTGGGAAACACGTAGTCAAATGAATATGTCCATGCCAAAGAGCATAAGTCAAAACAATCCAG GTAAAAATAAAGATGAAAAAAGATCGTCATCAACAGCTTTATTAAACCCAGTTCTTCAAAACGGTATGAAGGAAAGAACAAATGGCCAACGGAattctaaaaacaaaattaaaaaacagaCACA acaagaaaaaataatactggcagaggaagtaaaagttgttgttttacaGCCAAAGTCCGCCAATCAG CAAAGATTATGCAACGaaagtaaaaacaaagatCGTCCAATGTACAGCCTACCCAATAAAGACCAAAGGCGACCTGTTGATCAGAAACCTAAATCTTCATCAAGCAGAATTAATCCACGAGTTTCTCTCACACTGGATG ACACAGAGTCACTTACACTTGAAGATGACACAG GTGCTATTCGCAATTTGGAGGTCGCTATGAAAGAAGAACAAGAAGCAAGAGAAAAAGCCCATATTAATAGGCGGATTCCTGTCTCAAAGAAGGAAGAAACAGAGAAACCAGTCAAG aaTTCTATTGAAGACCCGAATTTAAACTCAGATGAAGTTTTGAAGAACTCTGATGGTTTACCATTACTGGATCGATCGAAAGAGCAGGATGAAACATCAGAG GATGGAAACAGTCAACTTCTTGTACGAAAGTCAGGCTTTGAATTTTTGGATAATTGGTAA
- the LOC143458792 gene encoding eukaryotic translation initiation factor 2A-like, producing the protein MLPLLAVRSSEDLSFLQWNVAQQVDCQKQKLTDGQCRIVKLSKNGKRIAWCDGSKVVIFDLNSRNVLLSLDVGRAYAMKFSPNENLFCVWEPYTVTKQHPNGIQNLQVWSIPLKKRLHVTVQKNMNGWEYKWLNRTNVCAKLVGSSVYFFNDDNFAEPIEKLHIEKLDSFEFSPNEQPPFHLSCFIRGSKGAPSSVRVFQYPKLKPDDVIANKSFFKADSVKMMWNPKGNALLVKATVDVDTTGESYYGEQSLHFISCSGETSIVQLSKKGPIYDAAWAPNSTQFCVVFGFMPAKACIFNLKCNQLFEFGATPKNECYFNPQGNLLALAGFGNLRGNIEIWDFERKTQISQYTSPDTTYFEWCANGTHFITATTSPRLRVGNGYKLWHYAGGVCYEQQSAGDLYEVKWQPVPDETFPPPVITVTNKKIKDTLKDSKPAAYVPPHARGNPNYNATICKQDDGSLVTEPEQLSKSAQKNKKKREMKKSKQMMDQSNMSSEQKDAIQMAKYLLNDSAQSQSIASDLNETEKKIKALKKKLQAIEKLKMQQNQGKQLEKNQIEKLNTEYALLEELKKLEL; encoded by the exons ATGTTACCACTCCTTGCAG TGCGATCTTCTGAAGATTTATCATTTTTGCAATGGAATGTTGCCCAGCAAGTGGATTGTCAAAAACAGAA ACTTACTGATGGTCAATGCAGAATTGTCAAGCTGTCAAAAAATGGCAAGAGGATAGCTTGGTGTGATGGGTCTAA AGTGGTGATTTTTGACTTGAATTCAAGAAATGTCTTACTATCTCTTGATGTAGGTCGTGCCTATGCTATGAAATTTTCACCAAATGAAAATCTTTTCTGTGTGTGGGAACCTTATACTG TCACAAAGCAGCATCCCAATGGAATTCAAAATCTCCAGGTCTGGAGTATACCCCTTAAAAAGCGTTTACATGTAACGgttcaaaaaaatatgaatgGCTGGGAATACAAATGGTTAAATCGAACCAACGTTTGTGCAAAACTAGTTGGAAGCAGTGTCTATTTTTTTAATGATGACAATTTCG ctgagccaattgaaaaattacacatAGAGAAGCTTGATTCATTTGAGTTTTCTCCAAATGAACAACCTCCATTTCATTTATCCTGCTTTATTCGTGGCTCCAAGGGTGCTCCGTCATCTGTTCGGGTATTTCAGTACCCAAAACTCAAACCTGATGATGTGATagcaaacaaaagttttttcaaagCAGACTCT GTAAAAATGATGTGGAATCCAAAAGGGAACGCTCTTTTGGTGAAAGCTACAGTTGATGTTGACACTACAGGAGAGTCTTACTATGGCGAACAATCACTTCATTTTATATCATGCAGTGGTGAAACATCTATTGTTCAACTTT CAAAGAAAGGGCCTATTTATGATGCTGCTTGGGCTCCCAATTCCACCCAGTTTTGTGTTGTATTTGGCTTCATGCCCGCGAAGGCTTGCATTTTTAACCTTAAGTGCAATCAACTTTTTGAGTTTGGAGCTACGCCAAAAAACGAATGTTATTTTAACCCCCAG GGCAATTTACTTGCTTTGGCTGGCTTTGGGAATTTAAGAGGAAACATTGAGATATGGGATTTTGAAAGGAAAACGCAAATTTCACAGTATACTTCACCAGACACCACTTACTTTGAGTGGTGCGCCAACGGCACTCATTTCATCACAGCCACAACTTCACCCCGTCTGAGAGTCGGAAATGGTTACAAATTATGGCATTATGCGG GAGGTGTCTGTTACGAACAACAATCAGCTGGTGATCTCTACGAAGTCAAATGGCAGCCAGTACCAGATGAAACATTCCCTCCTCCAGTTATTACAGTTACAAATAAGAAAATCAAAGATACTTTAAAAGATTCCAAGCCAGCTGCATACGTACCACCACATGCCAGAGGAAACCCTAATTATAATGCAACAATA TGTAAACAAGATGACGGGTCTTTGGTGACTGAACCAGAACAGCTTTCCAAGTCTGCCCAGaagaacaagaaaaaaagGGAAATGAAGAAAAGCAAACAGATGATGGATCAATCTAATATGAGCTCTGAGCAGAAGGACGCCATACAGATGGCTAAATATCTCTTAAATGATTCAGCCCAAAGTCAATCCATAGCTTccgatttaaatgaaacagagaaaaaaatcaaggCTCTTAAAAAG AAACTGCAGGctattgaaaagctgaagatGCAGCAAAATCAAGGGAAACAGCTTGAGAAAAACCaaatagaaaaattaaacACTGAATACGCACTTTtagaagaattaaaaaagttggAACTTTAG